A genomic segment from Bradyrhizobium sp. ISRA430 encodes:
- a CDS encoding CDP-alcohol phosphatidyltransferase family protein, translating into MPIAPGQKEEHRGSMIAYLSDRANAVTALGLFCSGAATGLVAKGRYEAGVALGLWAIIADDVDGEIARRTKNRTMATKAVGKALDAFSDLIFGSVIPSIVVASFMESPASPIFTALLLLIGALRLAYFDHFGLDDRGYSTGLPLSYALPVLAAILLIDHTIAPLELGVVLPAFFVPLSLLHIAPFKIKASGSLVHVITIGVAATASAGLLMTSRAGQ; encoded by the coding sequence ATGCCGATCGCCCCCGGGCAGAAAGAGGAACATCGAGGTTCGATGATCGCATACCTATCTGACCGCGCAAATGCCGTTACTGCCCTGGGACTCTTCTGTTCTGGTGCAGCGACGGGGCTCGTGGCGAAAGGACGCTACGAGGCGGGAGTAGCGCTCGGACTCTGGGCGATCATCGCTGATGATGTCGACGGCGAAATTGCCCGGCGCACCAAGAATCGTACAATGGCCACTAAAGCCGTTGGTAAAGCTCTCGATGCGTTCTCGGATCTCATTTTTGGATCGGTCATCCCGTCTATTGTCGTCGCTTCTTTCATGGAGTCTCCAGCATCTCCAATCTTCACAGCGCTCCTGTTACTGATCGGAGCTCTTCGCCTAGCATATTTCGACCATTTCGGATTGGACGATCGCGGTTATTCGACCGGTCTACCTCTCTCTTACGCTCTGCCAGTGCTCGCGGCGATCTTGCTAATTGACCACACTATTGCGCCGCTTGAGTTGGGTGTGGTTCTTCCCGCATTCTTTGTACCGCTATCGTTGCTCCACATCGCCCCGTTCAAGATCAAAGCCTCTGGCAGTCTTGTGCATGTGATAACCATCGGCGTGGCGGCCACTGCGTCTGCTGGATTATTGATGACGAGTAGAGCGGGTCAATAG
- a CDS encoding formyltransferase family protein: MSSSIKRVVFAGTRGLATRCLLFVIETCGKDHIAGILGASRYERTWWRHETSEELWEVADRFGIPYFESIDDVPPLGTFLVSVMWNKIFPPHILARFDGGGINLHPGPLPEYRGSFARTHAILNGEKSFGVTVHYLSERVDRGDIIGELQFPVLPSETALSLDTRAQLYGYALFCQVWLRLLDGSATCRSQDELIAQEKRKACFYPMRMMTALLDSSDVPRTAEELDRLYRALYLPPRIEPPKWLVERVMTNEVRTLVRDVYPQR, from the coding sequence ATGTCGAGCTCAATCAAGCGCGTGGTATTTGCCGGCACCAGGGGACTTGCGACCCGCTGTCTTCTGTTCGTCATCGAGACCTGCGGCAAAGACCACATCGCCGGCATTCTCGGCGCTTCCCGGTACGAGAGAACTTGGTGGAGGCACGAAACCAGTGAGGAGCTTTGGGAAGTCGCAGATCGCTTCGGAATACCCTATTTCGAGTCGATAGATGATGTTCCTCCTCTCGGAACGTTTCTCGTAAGCGTCATGTGGAATAAGATTTTCCCGCCCCATATCCTCGCGCGGTTCGACGGAGGCGGTATCAATCTTCATCCAGGCCCACTCCCTGAATATCGCGGCAGTTTTGCGCGGACGCATGCCATCCTCAATGGCGAGAAGAGCTTTGGGGTAACTGTCCACTATCTCTCAGAGCGGGTCGATAGGGGCGATATTATCGGCGAATTGCAGTTCCCCGTGCTGCCTTCTGAGACAGCGCTCTCATTAGACACCAGAGCGCAACTTTATGGCTACGCGCTCTTCTGCCAAGTGTGGCTGCGTTTATTGGACGGATCGGCGACGTGTCGCTCACAAGACGAGTTGATCGCTCAAGAAAAGCGCAAGGCTTGCTTCTATCCCATGCGCATGATGACCGCACTTTTGGATTCGTCAGACGTTCCACGCACGGCCGAAGAACTCGATCGACTGTACCGCGCTCTATATCTTCCACCACGCATTGAGCCTCCGAAGTGGCTTGTCGAGCGCGTCATGACCAATGAGGTTCGGACGCTGGTTCGGGATGTTTACCCCCAGCGGTAA
- the asnB gene encoding asparagine synthase (glutamine-hydrolyzing) produces the protein MCGICGYIGRITDKSVTERNLARCAQALAHRGPDASGSCVTSSFAFAHRRLAIIDPDPRSSQPFLDEEFGLAVTYNGEIYNYRDLRRDLLRRGYRFRTESDTEVLCKAYACWGIDSVKRLRGMFAFAIYDQKTGTAFLVRDRLGIKPLYYARANNGLVFASQPSAILQWPRVRSKLDPVGLSSFLSYRAVFGERTLFADVRKLQPGTWLKIKAQSHEQTRWWDPARLDESGDCSSLETLIGSAVEEHLLPHAPVAALLSGGLDSSVLAFELSRHSSQKPTCFTGIVPGDVYDESPYAVEVAKSLKLAHVLVRLPGATSLDVVKRLTALRGHPVGMHNEAAMYLLARAVSHSHKVLLTGEGADEIFLGYSRIFRLSFDLRRQALLAALPDVIGRPARRHLGLPKFKASEFEFFLARYTYFPQSEKLGLATPAWRKDIVHDAGLIDWMNNAYHSGGATPVERIRQFFVRHHLPALLEMVDNTTMAAGVESRVPFTDHRIVALALRMSFSEHLRWKHAFAPFRAAFTPIEKFSETLDVSKAALRTLYRDRLPASVITRKKLGFPLPLGKWATDQSSEPFRDLIFKESPAIADCLDIGALRRWYAHRSQAANDAFGKQLWLICNLEVFLRQLSP, from the coding sequence GTGTGTGGAATTTGCGGATACATCGGACGGATTACTGATAAGTCAGTGACCGAGCGGAACCTCGCGCGTTGCGCTCAGGCGCTGGCCCATCGGGGGCCGGACGCGAGTGGCAGCTGCGTGACCTCTTCCTTTGCCTTTGCGCATCGAAGGCTCGCGATCATCGATCCGGATCCGAGGTCAAGTCAACCGTTCCTCGATGAGGAGTTCGGCTTGGCCGTCACGTATAACGGGGAGATCTACAATTACCGTGACTTAAGGCGGGACTTGCTTCGGCGCGGATACCGATTTCGCACAGAATCGGACACGGAGGTACTTTGCAAGGCATATGCTTGTTGGGGGATCGATAGCGTCAAACGTCTGCGGGGAATGTTTGCTTTCGCAATCTACGATCAAAAGACGGGGACAGCGTTCCTTGTGAGAGATCGGCTCGGAATTAAGCCCTTATACTACGCTCGCGCAAACAATGGCCTTGTCTTTGCCTCCCAGCCGTCAGCTATCCTGCAGTGGCCAAGGGTCCGCTCGAAGCTCGATCCGGTTGGATTATCAAGCTTTCTCTCCTACCGAGCCGTCTTCGGCGAGAGGACGTTATTTGCAGATGTGCGAAAGCTGCAGCCTGGAACCTGGCTGAAAATTAAGGCTCAATCGCACGAGCAGACGCGTTGGTGGGATCCTGCCCGCCTCGATGAGAGTGGCGATTGCAGTTCTCTGGAAACCTTGATCGGCAGCGCCGTGGAGGAACATTTGCTGCCCCACGCTCCAGTCGCAGCGCTGCTTTCCGGAGGGCTCGACTCCAGCGTGTTGGCTTTCGAGCTTTCAAGGCACTCGTCGCAAAAGCCGACGTGCTTTACTGGAATCGTACCGGGTGATGTGTACGATGAAAGCCCTTATGCGGTTGAGGTCGCGAAATCTCTCAAGCTCGCCCACGTCTTGGTCCGGCTGCCCGGGGCAACGAGCCTGGATGTCGTTAAACGCCTTACCGCATTACGTGGTCATCCCGTCGGCATGCACAACGAAGCGGCGATGTATTTGCTTGCTCGAGCAGTCAGCCACTCTCACAAGGTTCTCCTTACCGGCGAAGGGGCCGACGAGATATTCCTTGGATATAGCCGGATCTTCAGGTTGTCCTTCGACCTTCGTCGACAGGCGCTGCTGGCCGCGCTGCCAGATGTCATTGGCCGCCCGGCGCGACGTCATCTCGGCCTTCCCAAGTTCAAAGCGAGCGAATTCGAGTTCTTCCTTGCGCGCTACACTTACTTTCCCCAATCCGAGAAGCTGGGGCTGGCGACACCGGCATGGAGAAAGGACATCGTTCACGATGCGGGGCTGATCGACTGGATGAACAATGCCTATCACTCAGGCGGGGCCACTCCGGTCGAGCGCATAAGGCAATTCTTTGTACGGCATCATCTGCCGGCGCTGCTCGAAATGGTCGACAACACCACAATGGCGGCCGGGGTGGAGTCTCGCGTTCCCTTCACAGACCACCGAATCGTTGCGCTGGCTCTGCGCATGTCGTTCTCAGAACATCTGCGTTGGAAACATGCCTTCGCCCCGTTTCGGGCGGCCTTCACGCCTATTGAGAAATTTAGCGAAACGCTTGACGTCTCCAAGGCCGCGCTGCGCACCCTTTACAGAGATCGTCTGCCCGCAAGTGTGATTACGAGAAAAAAGCTCGGGTTTCCGTTGCCGTTAGGCAAGTGGGCGACAGACCAGAGCTCGGAGCCGTTTCGTGACTTAATCTTCAAGGAATCTCCCGCGATCGCCGATTGTCTCGATATTGGCGCTCTCCGGCGATGGTATGCACACCGTTCTCAAGCGGCAAACGATGCATTCGGAAAACAACTCTGGTTGATCTGCAATCTAGAGGTCTTCCTTCGTCAACTGTCTCCATAG
- a CDS encoding peptidase C39 family protein, translated as MSRPDLESSTNQMVRNVPLYRQKRKFTCGPSSLMMVMSALDERYQPNETAELEIWREATTIHGGCGPVGLALALKRRGFAALVVVSHDGLFLKSRASQGGEMEVMQILQERDLAEAYQRDIPVHLGTYSLDDLSKWMAVGWYPIVMVSIEFEAKMITHWVVVTGADADHVFFNDPLKDPAEADAATRVDHASFASMTEFGPSRETAVILAGLPKMANVALPLPRIYPSHQPRPDTPSASGPER; from the coding sequence ATGTCGCGTCCCGACCTCGAAAGCTCAACAAATCAAATGGTCAGGAACGTTCCTCTGTATCGGCAAAAGAGGAAGTTCACCTGTGGACCATCTTCCCTGATGATGGTCATGTCCGCTCTCGACGAGCGATATCAGCCGAATGAAACAGCTGAGCTCGAGATCTGGCGAGAGGCAACGACCATTCACGGCGGCTGCGGACCGGTTGGTCTGGCATTAGCCCTCAAACGCCGCGGCTTCGCAGCGCTTGTTGTCGTGAGCCATGATGGGCTTTTTCTTAAGTCTCGCGCTTCGCAAGGCGGCGAGATGGAGGTGATGCAGATTCTCCAGGAGCGAGATCTCGCCGAAGCATACCAGCGCGACATCCCCGTCCATCTTGGCACTTACAGCCTTGACGACCTCTCGAAATGGATGGCGGTGGGGTGGTATCCCATCGTGATGGTCAGCATTGAGTTCGAAGCTAAAATGATCACTCATTGGGTGGTGGTGACCGGGGCCGACGCCGATCACGTATTTTTCAATGATCCTCTCAAAGATCCCGCCGAGGCAGATGCTGCCACGCGCGTCGACCACGCAAGCTTTGCCAGCATGACCGAATTCGGTCCCAGCCGGGAAACGGCGGTCATTCTTGCGGGCCTTCCAAAAATGGCGAATGTCGCGCTTCCGCTTCCCCGGATTTATCCTAGCCATCAACCTCGGCCTGACACGCCGAGCGCTTCTGGTCCCGAACGCTGA
- a CDS encoding ABC transporter permease — protein sequence MSTAWAREWTWNIFRSSKARRDPLKPRKLGLHGASIWIVGCLLIAALAQVISPYHPAQISLDARLSPPLFFGGTLEHLLGTDELGRDVLARLIYSIQISMLVAVGGTFISTLLGVSLGFLAAELGGLIDEGVMALVDMQAAVPFMMTALLVITIFGNSLALFVCLVGLHGWERHARIARGLALTARNRLHVTAARTYNASRVHIYARHILPACAPTIVVGMTLGLTETVLLESTLSFLGLGIQPPMSSLGNMVGFGRDYLMTAWWIALAPGLVIAATAIALMTISEALRQTGPRSASFTSI from the coding sequence ATGAGCACCGCCTGGGCGCGTGAATGGACTTGGAACATCTTTCGTTCTTCGAAGGCCCGCCGCGATCCGCTTAAGCCACGCAAGCTAGGACTCCATGGTGCCTCAATATGGATTGTCGGATGTCTGTTGATTGCCGCACTGGCCCAGGTGATCTCCCCCTATCATCCAGCACAGATCTCCTTGGATGCACGGCTTTCGCCACCACTGTTCTTCGGCGGCACGCTGGAACATTTGTTGGGCACCGACGAGCTCGGGCGGGACGTGCTGGCTCGCTTGATATATTCGATCCAGATCAGCATGCTCGTTGCGGTGGGCGGGACCTTCATTAGCACCCTGCTGGGCGTTTCGTTGGGCTTCCTCGCTGCCGAGCTTGGCGGGCTGATTGACGAAGGAGTCATGGCACTGGTCGATATGCAGGCTGCTGTGCCGTTCATGATGACCGCACTTCTTGTCATAACGATATTTGGCAATTCGCTGGCACTCTTTGTGTGTCTTGTGGGCTTGCACGGTTGGGAGCGCCACGCCCGCATAGCGAGGGGCCTTGCTTTGACAGCCCGCAATCGGCTCCATGTAACGGCGGCGCGGACCTACAACGCTTCGCGGGTCCATATCTACGCAAGGCATATTCTCCCAGCCTGTGCACCTACCATCGTCGTCGGCATGACCCTTGGGCTCACCGAGACGGTTCTCCTGGAAAGCACCCTGAGCTTTCTGGGACTGGGGATACAACCGCCGATGTCGAGCTTGGGCAATATGGTGGGATTCGGCAGAGACTATTTGATGACCGCATGGTGGATTGCCCTCGCGCCGGGTCTCGTCATCGCGGCGACAGCGATTGCTCTCATGACAATCAGCGAGGCGCTGCGCCAGACGGGACCTCGCTCAGCTTCTTTCACGTCCATCTGA
- a CDS encoding ABC transporter permease, whose product MRRNVQKVFASKIARALVTLVLMVTSVFILMRCAGDPVTVLLGPDATADMRAAYSGELGLDRPILTQYLAYLHNVVRGSLGVSYVYRQDALGVVISHLPLTLILTCSALTLAAITGVAGGIAAAVFPSSFIGRACTIGTVVGLCVPSFFLAIVLMLVFSIQLNWLPTGGAESWRSLALPAVTMAAASSAVLARYTRVAVRESLDSRYVLAAFARGIPFWRILIHHVLPNAAVPILTILGLLIGGAVTGSTVVETVFSWPGIGNLFITSVGNRDVPVVQAIVLLAGTAMIMTNLGVDLGYTWLDPRSKSSET is encoded by the coding sequence ATGAGGCGCAACGTCCAGAAGGTATTTGCGAGCAAAATTGCCCGCGCATTGGTCACGCTCGTTCTGATGGTAACAAGCGTATTCATTCTTATGCGCTGCGCGGGCGATCCGGTCACCGTCTTGCTTGGGCCGGACGCGACGGCGGACATGCGCGCCGCCTACTCCGGCGAATTGGGGCTCGACCGCCCGATCCTGACGCAATATCTAGCGTATCTCCATAACGTCGTCCGAGGAAGCTTAGGCGTCTCTTACGTCTATCGACAGGATGCGCTCGGTGTCGTCATCAGCCACCTTCCATTGACGCTGATACTCACCTGCTCTGCTCTTACCTTGGCGGCGATCACGGGCGTTGCGGGAGGAATAGCTGCCGCGGTGTTTCCATCGAGCTTCATAGGCCGTGCGTGCACGATCGGAACCGTCGTAGGATTGTGCGTTCCCAGCTTCTTCCTGGCGATCGTGCTGATGCTGGTGTTCTCAATCCAGCTCAACTGGCTGCCGACCGGCGGTGCAGAGAGCTGGCGCAGCTTGGCTCTGCCGGCAGTAACCATGGCGGCCGCAAGCTCCGCCGTGCTTGCCCGCTACACCCGCGTGGCTGTTCGCGAATCGCTGGATAGCCGGTATGTGTTGGCTGCGTTTGCGCGCGGCATTCCGTTTTGGCGGATATTGATCCACCACGTACTGCCCAATGCGGCGGTGCCGATCCTGACCATACTTGGCCTGCTCATCGGCGGAGCGGTAACCGGCTCGACAGTGGTCGAGACGGTCTTCTCATGGCCGGGTATTGGAAATCTCTTCATCACATCCGTCGGAAACAGGGATGTTCCAGTGGTGCAGGCTATTGTCCTGCTTGCTGGCACTGCGATGATCATGACCAACCTGGGCGTCGATCTCGGTTACACCTGGCTCGATCCGCGGTCGAAATCCTCGGAGACATAG
- a CDS encoding ATP-binding cassette domain-containing protein, translating into MTSPMEPSHVRTARASFEPILELRNVDFCYPAARRSAAEVLGGSRLHKINMIVRRGKAHGLIGESGSGKSTIAKLLLGLTAPQSGQIFFDGEQLRPDRLAAFRRHVQPVFQSPLDALDPVTPIGKQIIAPLLVNFKMKSSDCQARLAAAISAVGLSGEILGKLPHQISGGQAQRVNIARALILDPEVLICDEPVSALDMTVQAQILNLLSDLRESRGLSLLFISHDIRSVAYLCSEITVLKRGSIVESGSRDEVLLDPRTDYMKSLLGAVPNSGLGLETASPSKPCSQPAGRRHSAAER; encoded by the coding sequence ATGACATCGCCCATGGAGCCTTCTCACGTTCGTACAGCGCGCGCGTCCTTCGAACCCATTCTCGAGCTGCGCAATGTCGATTTTTGCTACCCGGCTGCTCGGCGCTCCGCTGCGGAGGTCCTTGGCGGCTCGAGGCTGCATAAGATCAACATGATCGTCCGTCGTGGCAAAGCCCATGGGCTGATCGGAGAGTCCGGCAGCGGCAAAAGCACCATCGCAAAGCTTCTGCTTGGGCTGACAGCGCCACAATCGGGCCAGATCTTTTTTGACGGCGAGCAGCTGAGGCCGGATCGATTGGCTGCGTTCCGCCGCCATGTCCAACCTGTCTTTCAGAGCCCTCTCGACGCACTGGACCCGGTTACCCCGATCGGCAAACAAATCATCGCGCCTCTGCTCGTGAACTTCAAAATGAAGTCTTCCGATTGTCAGGCTCGGCTCGCTGCAGCAATTTCGGCCGTCGGCCTATCGGGCGAGATCCTTGGCAAATTGCCGCATCAGATAAGCGGCGGACAGGCGCAGCGGGTCAATATAGCGCGGGCGCTTATTCTCGATCCCGAGGTTCTGATTTGTGACGAGCCCGTCTCCGCGCTCGACATGACCGTTCAAGCTCAGATCCTGAACCTTCTGTCGGATCTGCGTGAGAGCCGGGGCCTGTCCCTCTTATTCATAAGTCATGATATCAGATCCGTTGCCTATCTCTGCTCAGAGATCACTGTCCTAAAGCGCGGAAGCATCGTTGAGAGCGGTTCACGCGATGAGGTGCTGCTCGACCCAAGGACGGATTACATGAAGTCCCTGCTCGGGGCGGTACCCAATTCTGGGCTCGGCCTTGAAACGGCATCACCTTCAAAGCCTTGTTCGCAGCCAGCAGGGCGTCGGCACTCGGCGGCGGAGAGGTGA
- a CDS encoding ABC transporter ATP-binding protein has product MADGSPPLVSITGLTVVLADRPETRLLDAIQFELRKGEFFALVGESGSGKSVLCSTIMGVASSELKCLGDIHIEGRPLSDVDRRRRAMIYQQPSLYLNPVRTIGFQLRETVQMIGGLSKKEASERAADLLCDVGIDDPKETMRKYPHEMSGGMNQRVMIAMALAMKPKLLIADEPTSALDVTTQKQILDLLERLRSDMAILFVTHDLGIALQRSDRIGVLYAGQVVEIGRADLVARTPLHPYTRALFSAVPPLSRRPRRLHGPADSLPEPAQRQAGCNFASRCSGTLDICRHTRPALQGIAQQLVACHNLEP; this is encoded by the coding sequence ATGGCGGATGGCAGCCCGCCGCTCGTGAGCATTACTGGATTAACCGTTGTTCTTGCAGACCGACCCGAGACGCGCCTCCTGGACGCCATTCAGTTCGAGCTGCGGAAAGGTGAGTTTTTCGCGCTTGTCGGCGAAAGCGGCAGCGGAAAGAGCGTCCTGTGTTCGACCATCATGGGAGTAGCAAGTTCCGAGCTGAAATGTCTCGGCGATATTCATATCGAAGGCAGGCCTCTTTCTGATGTCGATCGGCGCCGGCGTGCAATGATCTACCAACAGCCAAGTCTATATCTTAACCCCGTTCGGACCATTGGATTCCAGCTTCGCGAGACTGTCCAGATGATCGGCGGCTTGAGCAAGAAAGAGGCGAGCGAAAGGGCTGCAGATCTACTCTGCGATGTGGGGATCGATGATCCCAAAGAGACGATGAGAAAATACCCGCACGAGATGTCCGGCGGAATGAATCAGCGCGTCATGATTGCAATGGCGCTCGCGATGAAGCCGAAGCTTCTCATCGCAGACGAGCCGACCTCGGCTCTCGACGTCACCACGCAAAAACAGATTCTTGACCTGCTCGAACGGCTCCGGTCAGACATGGCAATCCTCTTTGTGACCCATGATCTGGGCATTGCCCTGCAGCGGTCGGATCGTATCGGCGTTCTCTACGCCGGCCAGGTGGTCGAAATCGGGCGCGCCGATCTCGTCGCTCGAACTCCCCTACACCCCTATACGCGCGCGCTATTCTCCGCTGTCCCCCCACTCTCACGGCGTCCCCGGCGTCTGCACGGCCCAGCAGACAGCCTCCCTGAACCTGCTCAGCGCCAGGCCGGCTGCAATTTCGCATCTCGGTGCTCGGGAACGCTGGACATTTGCCGGCACACAAGGCCCGCCTTGCAGGGCATCGCACAACAGCTGGTGGCATGCCACAACTTGGAGCCATGA
- a CDS encoding ABC transporter substrate-binding protein, whose protein sequence is MNTCNRRAVLKLVAGLSLVPSTTVFAQDAGRTALRIAMQDLRVELDPLHPRATALVSFRVLESIYDKLFAIDYQRDGQIRPMLAESLEALDSTTYRVSLRKGVRFHDGEELTAEDVAFTFGAERMLAKDSPGYGVGQISFPSMSAVRATGRHTVEFSTKAPDPVFVKRLTSYGAGIVSKSAYLKAATFDQWARAPIAAGPYRVVEAVENRYIRLEAHEGYWGGRPPLKGIEFRMVREPAARVAGLRAGDFDIITTVAPDQFDILAADNRLDVVGGDTMSFRTLVYDSTTNEVLRDPRIRRAMNLAIDRQTIVNSIWRKRISVPPSHQHPAYGALYNPDRPIPRYNPQETKRLLAEAGYNGAAIPFKTVGNYYTAELIETQAIAAMWRAVGLNIDIQMKENWAQVEDRLGRGVNNSSDGTYYPDPTASFVSRWGSQSNFQRGGYWRNDRFNVLETTLLTAQDPAQRRVAYQEMLDIFDEIDPPGTVLHSLGEFFGKRANIRWAPTPTGLMDFRPGAINV, encoded by the coding sequence ATGAATACCTGTAATCGACGCGCGGTTCTCAAATTGGTCGCTGGGCTGAGCTTGGTTCCATCGACCACTGTCTTTGCCCAAGACGCTGGCCGAACGGCACTGCGGATCGCAATGCAGGATCTGCGCGTTGAGCTCGATCCGCTCCATCCCCGTGCTACAGCGCTCGTGAGCTTCCGGGTGCTCGAGAGCATTTACGACAAGCTCTTTGCAATCGACTATCAACGGGACGGGCAGATTCGGCCAATGTTGGCTGAAAGCCTCGAGGCTCTCGACAGCACCACATATCGCGTGTCTCTGCGGAAAGGGGTTCGATTCCACGATGGTGAAGAGTTAACGGCAGAGGACGTCGCATTTACCTTCGGTGCGGAGCGTATGCTGGCAAAGGACAGTCCGGGTTATGGCGTTGGCCAGATCAGCTTTCCGTCGATGAGCGCGGTGCGGGCAACCGGTCGACATACTGTCGAGTTCAGCACCAAGGCGCCCGACCCTGTTTTTGTCAAACGCCTGACCTCCTATGGAGCCGGCATCGTCTCGAAATCGGCCTATCTGAAGGCGGCGACATTCGATCAATGGGCCAGGGCTCCCATAGCGGCGGGGCCTTACAGGGTCGTTGAGGCCGTCGAAAACCGCTACATACGCCTCGAGGCGCACGAGGGGTACTGGGGTGGAAGGCCGCCGCTGAAGGGAATCGAGTTTCGGATGGTGCGGGAGCCGGCGGCACGCGTCGCCGGCCTTCGCGCTGGCGACTTCGATATCATCACAACCGTAGCGCCAGATCAGTTCGATATTCTCGCCGCGGACAACCGGCTGGACGTGGTTGGAGGCGACACGATGTCCTTCCGCACGCTGGTCTATGATTCGACGACCAATGAGGTGCTGCGGGATCCGCGCATCAGGCGCGCCATGAATCTGGCGATCGACAGGCAGACCATTGTCAATAGTATTTGGCGCAAGCGCATAAGTGTGCCGCCTTCCCATCAACACCCTGCTTACGGCGCTCTCTACAATCCTGATCGGCCAATCCCACGGTACAATCCGCAAGAGACGAAGCGACTTCTTGCCGAAGCCGGTTATAACGGGGCAGCAATTCCTTTCAAAACGGTCGGCAACTATTACACGGCCGAGCTTATCGAAACTCAAGCCATCGCAGCAATGTGGAGGGCTGTCGGCCTGAACATCGATATCCAAATGAAAGAGAATTGGGCCCAAGTCGAAGACCGTCTGGGCCGCGGTGTGAACAACTCGTCCGATGGGACATACTACCCCGATCCCACAGCATCGTTCGTCTCGCGCTGGGGGTCTCAGAGCAACTTTCAGAGGGGTGGATATTGGCGGAACGACAGATTCAATGTGCTAGAGACGACTTTGCTGACGGCGCAGGACCCAGCCCAAAGGCGAGTTGCCTATCAAGAGATGCTCGACATATTCGACGAGATTGATCCACCAGGAACGGTGCTCCATTCGCTTGGCGAGTTCTTCGGAAAGCGCGCCAATATCAGGTGGGCACCGACGCCAACCGGTTTGATGGATTTTCGGCCAGGCGCAATCAACGTCTAG